A genomic segment from Planctomycetia bacterium encodes:
- a CDS encoding type II toxin-antitoxin system RelE/ParE family toxin yields MLVTLTDQAADEASQLPKAIRARILKIVDRLAFWPDVSGAKPLRANLAGHYRIRTGDYRLQFRVSDDLIIIEKIGHRDGFYED; encoded by the coding sequence GATCAGGCTGCTGACGAAGCCAGCCAGTTGCCAAAAGCTATCCGTGCCAGGATACTCAAAATCGTTGACCGGTTGGCATTTTGGCCTGATGTCAGTGGAGCCAAACCACTGCGTGCCAACCTTGCAGGCCACTACCGAATCCGTACTGGTGATTATCGCTTGCAGTTTCGGGTAAGCGACGACCTGATCATCATCGAGAAAATCGGCCATCGAGATGGCTTTTACGAGGATTAA
- a CDS encoding helix-turn-helix transcriptional regulator, whose amino-acid sequence MSIAPVTLNGKAYVILERDEYESMKRGNSEPSLPEFPKRGKHGYPAAEYMRVSIARDIIQDRRKAGLTQKELANLAGIRVETLCRIETGKHTPSVTTIERIERALLKIGKKKRTQS is encoded by the coding sequence ATGAGCATTGCTCCAGTTACACTCAACGGAAAAGCATACGTCATCCTGGAAAGAGATGAGTACGAATCTATGAAACGGGGGAATAGTGAACCTTCACTTCCTGAATTTCCAAAGCGCGGCAAGCATGGATATCCGGCTGCTGAGTACATGCGTGTCTCTATCGCCCGGGACATCATACAAGACCGAAGAAAAGCTGGCCTCACCCAGAAAGAACTCGCCAACCTCGCAGGCATTCGCGTCGAAACACTTTGCCGAATTGAAACCGGTAAGCATACTCCCAGCGTGACTACGATTGAGAGGATTGAACGTGCATTGTTGAAGATTGGTAAAAAGAAACGAACGCAATCATAA